The sequence GCTCCTGAATACCGCTCATTACTTAAAGTTAAGCCGGGGATTACATCAATTGGCCAAATCAAATTTGGCTATGCTGCTAATATTGAAGAAATGGTGCAGCGTTTACGATATGATCTACTCTATCCTGAGCGTCGGTCTTTCCTGTTTGATATGTGGATAATTGCCCAAACAGTTCGGGTGATGGTACAGGGCCGTGGTAAGTAGCTGCTAAAGCGGCCGGTACTAGTCCATCTTTTTTCTCTCTTTATGAGAATTTCCTTTTTCGTTTTTTGTTGGCTTTGTTTTCTGGGGGGATGTTCTAGTACATCGTACGGACAACGAATGAATCAGTATTCGGCTGAAGTAGGAGGAATGGCTTCATCTGATCAAACGCCTTTCTGGTTGCGTGCCAATCAATATGGTACAGTGCCACTGACTACTCCATTCCTGCGTCTGAATGTCAACCTGCATTCCGATTACCAGCCAACAGACAGCACAGGTTACCGTCATAAATCAGATTGGGGTTACGGTTTAAATGTTGTGGCTAATGCTGGACAAAACAGCCAGTTTTTACTCCCGGAAGCATACATCAAAGGCCGATTAGGGGCGTTTGAATTTTATGCCGGTCGCCGAAAAGAAATCGTTGGGCTGGTTGATACGCTCCTGACAACGGGGGCTTATGCCTGGTCAGGAAATGCGCTTCCGATTCCTAAAATCCAGATTGGGTTACCAACCTTTACGCCGATTCCATTTACAAAAGGGGTCATATCTGTGTTAGGTGCCTGGGCACACGGCTGGTTCGAAAATTCTGATCGCCTGGTGAAAGGTTCTTACTTACATCATAAATATTTCTATTTGCGATTGGGTAAACCATCCTGGCGGGTTCGTCTATACAGCGGATTTAATCACCAGGTTATCTGGGGGGGGTATGCTGATCCTAAAGTATTGGGTCCTGTTGTTGCCGTAGATGGAAAATTGCCATCGAGTTTACGGTACTACCCGAACGTAATTTTAGGGACGAGGGGCAATGATTTCGCCAATGATAATAACCTTACCTCATTTGAAGATAACCGCATCGGCAATCATTTGGGCTCGCTCGATTTAGCCGCCGATGTTGACTTCAATTCCTGGAATCTCTACGTCTACAGACAGTTTCTGTACGATGACGGATCGTTGTTTTATGGAACAAACATCCAGGATGGGCTCAATGGGTTACGGATCAAGAACCTGACTGAGCCAACCGGATCCGCATTTTTTCTGCGGCAATTTACATTTGAATACCTTTTCACTGGTAGTCAGGGTGGATCCGAGTTCGTCATCGACGATCCTGAGCGCCGTGGACGTGATAATTATTTCAATCACAGCCAGTTTGTTGACGGCTGGACCTACTTTGGCCGTACAATAGGTACACCCTTTTTGATGCCTAGAACTGAAATTAATCCGGATTTATCTACGTTTAGTAGCGCTATTGCCAATAACCGGGTTAGCGTGTTTCATGTCGGTCTTAGTGCTTTGTTGTTTAATGCAATTGACTTAACTACACGGCTATCCTACAGTATTAATGCCGGAACGTACGACATACCGTTTGTTAATCTTCCCCGACAGTTTTCGGGTTTAGTAACTTTAGGGGTACCCATCAATATTTTGGGGGGTGCCGTTATTAACGGATCGATTGCGGCCGACGCCGGAAAATTACTGCCAGGAAGTGTTGGCGCTTATCTGGGACTGAAGAAAACGGGTTTTCTGGGCAGTCAACCATCACGAACTAAACCAGTTACAAATCCGAAGAGACGCTCAGCACGTGAAACGCCGAACTACCGTTGGTAATAGCTAATAGTAACTACTTCAGATCGTCAGTTTTTTTAGCTAATTTCGAACGAACGGGTATTATCTGTAAGGTTGCTAGGTTTATTTTTGTGCATAAATAATAAGTAGAGTAAGCGTAAAACATGTGTGTGAGGATGGTGCGGATGAACAAAATCTGGAGTACAATAAGTGTATTAGTCCTGCTAAACCTTATTCTTTCCTGTGGCCAGAGTACACAGAAGCAATTGGATAAGTCAGCGAATGCCCTGCGCACGTGTGCCGATGAGCAAGTACTAACTTCCAACCAGCAAACAACGATTCGCCAGCAGATTAATGCCGATGAAAAAGCGCAGCAGATTGAGCGTATTTTTCAGCAGAAAGTTCGCGAGGGGTTGAATGGGAATGTGCTGGTGGCTCAGAAAGGCATGGTTCTCTACAAACATTGCTTTGGCCTGGGCCATTTTGAACGAGGTGCCCGAGATACACTGGTCGAAGACTCTAAATTCCAGCTGGCATCCCTCTCCAAAACCTTTACTGCCGTTGGAACCCTTAAATTAATTGAGCTCGGTAAGCTTAATTTTGAGGATACCATTCAGAAATTTTACCCGGAATTCCCCTATCATGGCATTACGATTCGTCAGTTGCTGAGCCATCGAAGCGGCTTGCCCAATTATCAATATGCCTTCGACGATAGTATGAAGGTGAATTTCTACAAAAAAGAGAAGCCATACCCGACCAATGCGACCATTATGCACTGGTTTGCAACGGTCAAACCAACACCGCACGCCTATAACGTACCGGGGAGAGGCTTTAGTTACAGCAATACAAACTACATGGTTCTGGCGTCCATAATCGAAAAAGTGACGGGCAAGAGCTATGAAGCCTATATTCATTCGGCAATTTTTGAGCCTCTGGGCATGCACCAGACCTTTGTTGCTACGACTAAAAACGACTCACTAAATTACCACCGGACCGCAGGTTACCAGTGGAATAGGCGAATACCTAAAGATTATTACGACGATGTAGTAGGAGATAAAGGGATCTATTCGACAATTGGCGATTTATTCCGTTGGTATCGGGCGCTTAACGGGGATTGTGTGTTGCAGAAAAAGACACTGAAAGAGGCATTTATACCCAGAAGCTTCGAACGGAAAGGCGCGAAGAACTATGGATATGGGTTCCGAATGATGTTGAACGACAGCAACCAACCTGAATTTATCTATCATTCAGGCTGGTGGAAGGGCTATAATACCATGTTCTGGTTTAGCCCCAAAGATGAATACGTCATTATCATGCTCGGTAATAAGTACAATAAAACGGTCTATCGGGTCAAAGAACTCATTGACGTGTTGCATGGGGGGGGCAAAAATTCAGAGGTAACTGATGACGCAGAAGCCGAAATATGAGTAGAGCCGATCACCCGGTCGGCTTTTCTGTACTCATGAATGTCTGCTCATTGTTAACCCGTTGCCTTTTATGCGCGCCTTATTTGTTACGACGCTTTTGACTATGCTCCTTACGCAAACTGCCCGCTCGCAGGAAATCCTGAAATTATGGCCCGATAATGCCATCCCCAATGCCATTGCTGGCGTGCAGATTGACGAAAAAGCTGAACCCGGTAGTGATGGCATTATGCGTATTAGTAACGTGTCGGTGCCAACACTTACTGCTTATTTACCCGCCAAAGGGAAAGAAACAGGTGCTGCCGTAATGATTTGCCCCGGTGGTGGTTACTCGATCCTGGCGTCAGGACATGAGGGGGTCGATGTGGCCAAGTGGTTCAATGAGATGGGCGTGACGGCTTTCGTGTTGAAATACCGTCTGCCTAATGAGAAAATCATGACCAATCAGCAGGAAGTTCCGCTGCTGGACGCGATGCAGGGTATGCTGCTGATTCGGCAAAATGCGGCCAAATATGGCATTGATCCTAATAAAATTGGCGTAATGGGCTTCTCCGCGGGTGGACACCTGGCAGCAACACTTGCTACCCACTATCATCGGGGACCTAAGGCCAGTGAGCAGTCCAAGCCGAATTTCGCTATTCTCCTGTATCCGGTGGTAACCTTCGGTGATAAAGCGCACGTCGGTTCGCGGGATAAATTATTAGGGAAGTTGAATACCTCGCCTGAGATGATTGCTTACTATTCGAACGAGCTACAGGTCAGCAGCCAGACGCCACCAACGTTTCTGGTTCACTCGGAAGATGATAAGGCCGTTCCGGTTGAAAACAGCATTAATTATTACCTCGCCTGCCTGAAAAATAATATTCCGGTTGAAATGCACCTTTACCCCAAAGGTGGTCATGGCTACGGGCTTCGCACCGCAAAATTCGGATCACTCAATACATGGCCCGAAACCTGTAAAGCCTGGTTAATGGCCTTGACCGCCCCTAAACATAATTAGTGTGTTTAGACGCTAAGCTATTTTCCTGTAAGGCAATCACCCTATTGCCTGAATGGATTCGCTGCTGGTCGATAGCGTTGACAGTACCTTTTCGGCAGCTCACGAAAAAAGGCTTCTCCATCAATCATCCAGAACATAGCGCCCTGCATAAACGCCGGGCGAAGCAGTTGTCTGTTCTAGCAGACTACGCAACAGAATCGGTAGAGAAGTATAGATCGATAGCAAAACCCGGCGGATATCCAACGCTTAATAAAATAAGGTACGTTTAATAAATAGGCGTTAGCCGTAATTATTGATGCCCAATGGCATTCAATAACTTGCTGAATCGTAGGGCGACAACTTGCTCCGATGACCTCTTTTATGCGAAAACTATCTACACAAACAGTAACACTTTCTCTTATTTTACTGGTTGGCCTGTTCTGGCAATGCGAGGACATTCCGCCGACAGCCTCCAGATTGGTCTACGTGAGCGCCGACCAGAATGACATGGCTCGCCGGGTAACTACCGACTGCGCATTTCGGTATAACATTGTTAATACCTTTAAAAGACTCAACAACGACGGCCAACGGGCGGCCATTCGGGCTGGGTTTGATCTGTGGCAAAAAGTAAATCCCAATCTCGGCTTTCTGGAATTACCGAACCGATCCGTGCTGGCGGTTAAGTTTGTCGATCCATCAGAAATACCCAATCAGACGGCTACATCAACGGTAGGTTTGGTAAGAGGGGCAGCAACCGTGACAGGCGGGCTTCGTAGAGAAAGTAACGGAACCTACACCATTTTATTAAGCGACACCTACGACTGGAGCGAAACGGCATTGACCAAGGCCATTGCTTACCATGCGGGTCTCTTTCTGGGAATGGCTACTTCTGCCGAATCGAGTTCGCTGATGTCGACGCTATTTGTCGGGCAATCGATTCGTGCTTCAAAAGCAGATTCCGCAGCGATCAATAAACTGTATACAACTACTTGCAAAGACCTTACTGTGAGTTATATGCCCTTTACGCTGCAAGTAAATGGACCAATTACTAAAACGGTCAGGTTAGATAAGCAAGGTATCATTTCGGTAAAAGCTACTGGACTCATAACTGTAGGTTCATTTGTTGGTATTTCGGGGCCAGATGGGAAAGATGGGCTTTTTGGCTTTCCAATTCCTCAATATAGCATTGTACCAGAGTTTCTCCATGCTTCCTTAATGTACAAACTCAACAATGAAGCGAACTGGCATTATTGTAGTAAGGAGTGCAGTTTTTCTACGCCTGAAACACAATATGCTGATTTTACATTTGGGGTCAATGATCTCAATTTAACCGACAATACCGGTGCCTATACGGTAGTCGTGGATTACAAATAACCTGAATTACCTTCCTCTTAGTTAGCCTTCTTCTGTTCCGTGAACTGCCGATCTGCCTGCTGGCTGTTGCTTCTGCTCCTTTGGGTGCCCAGACTTACGTGGGCGCAGGCGGCCCTGTCTGATAAATACCGCCAGCGGGCCGAGTCGCTTTATGGCGAGGGGAAATATGAGAAAGCCATAATCTGGTACGAAAAAGCCTTTGGGCTGGTGCAGCATAGCGACCCCGTACGGGCAGCCAACCTCTGCGTTGACCTCAGCAGCATGGATTACATGAAGAACCATACCCGTAAGGCTACCGACCGTTGCCTGCTCGGGCTGCGCTACATTAATCCATTGAAAACAGCCCCTGACTCGGTTCGTTTTAAGCTCTTTTCGAGCTTAGGGACGTATTATATAGCCCTATACCGGAATGATTCGGCACTCTATTATTTCCACAAAGCCAATGCATTGTTAGCACAAAATCCACGCATTGAAGCACAGATTGCGCTTTATGTGCTTTACCATTTTAACAACCAGGGGAGTTGGTTTTTTAAAATGGGCAATTACACTAGAAGCCTCTCGTATTTAGCTAAGTCACGAGAGTTAGCCATAAAGTATAATCTGTCGGAGGAAATTTCTTATATAGAAAGTAATCTAGCGGGGTGTTACAGTGCAATGGGTGTTGTTAAGGAAGCATTAGCACATAGATTATTAGCCAATAAATTTTATCGAAAAAGAGATATTCGTAAATGTGGAAATTTATCAGGTATTGGTTGGGCTTTATATGGATTAAAGCGTTACTCTGAAGCTATAAGCTATTTTGATCAATCAGAACGATTGATATTTGAATTACGTCTGGGGAAAAAAACAACAGATTATTTATCAGATCAAATCCATCTTTGGCGCATGATGAGCAACTGCTATCGAGCAGTTAACCAATTGTCGACATCCGATCACTTTATCGATCAGGCAACTCGCTTGCACTATCAATACATAGGTAATCAAGGCTCTTTATTGGCTCAGGTGTTGCTAGAAAAGGGGAAACTCTATGAAGCGCGGAATGAGCCCGAACGGGCTCTAAGGTCCTATCAGGCTGCTATTCGGGCCGTTTGCCGCGATACAACCGGATTGACGAATAATTGGCGAAACCCTTCGGCTGAAACTGCTTCTGATGAAGCCACTTTACTACTGGCCGCTACCCATAAAGCGGCTGCTCTGAAAAAACAGTATGACGCCACGCACAAAAATACTTACCTGAACGCATCGGTTGACACCTACCGCTATTGTGTCAGACTTCAGCAGCGCATTCGGCATGGAATCGATACCGATCAGTCGCAGGTTATTTTTTCAGACCGCCAGCACGCGCTTGTGCCCGATGCCATAGCGGCTACATTCGAAGCGTACCAGCATCAGCCAGGCACAGCGTTGCGAGAGGCCCTGTTTCAGCTTTTCGAGCAGGCGCAGGCCAGTAGTCTGCGCGAAGCCTTCCTGTTGAATACCATAAAACCCCAGACTATACCGGGCCCCATGCTCGAACGGGAGCAACGCCTGAAAAAACGGATCAGTGAGCTGAAAAAACGTTCGGTAAGCGATACGGCCGCGAGTACTGAACTTACGGCTTGCCAGCTCCAGTGGCACCAGCTCATGGAAACGTTCCGCCAGGATTATCCGGCCTATTACCGGCTCAACTATCAGGATGTGGCCATGAGTAGCCGAGCCCTACAGCAGCAACTGGGCCATCAGGCTGCCTACATTGCCTATGTTCGGCGGGGGGCTTCACTATTTATCCTGGTGGTTACCGATGGGGCCATTGATGTTATTCGTCAGCCCATCGATGCGGCTCGTTTCGATGAGCAGTTGGTAAAATTGAGTCAGGAACTTTACCATGACCCCGTGCTGGGACGATACAACGGAACGGCCTATGCCGCAGGGTTGTATGCCGCCTGCATCGAGCCGATTCGGAAGCAGCTGGCGGGCAAAACACGGCTCGTTATCAGCCGCGACTGGAGCTTTAATTTTTTGCCATTCGAAGTGCTTGAAACGGGCAGGCAGTCGCGGGATTACCTGACCCGCCATGTAGCTATTGCCTATGCCTTTTCGGCCCAGTCGTTTTTCGATGTACACCAACGTTCTGCCAGTACCAACCCCGTGCTGGTGATGGCCCCATTTGCGCGGGCTGAGGCACTTGAATCAACCGTCAACCGCCAGGGTACAGCGCAGACACTTGCATCGAGCGAAGCCGAAGCCCGTAGCATTGGTGGCGATGTGCTGATTGGCCCTGAAGCCAATTTGCCGAATTTTCTGCAAACAAGTTTCGATCGGCCGGTTATATACTTTGCTACGCATGCCAAAACCGACGACGCCGATCCGGCCAACTCCTACATCGCGTTTTATCCCGGCGAAACGGATAAACTTTATACCGACGACATCTATAATCTGTCGCTGTCATCCACGGGACTGGCTGTACTGGGGGCCTGCGAAACCGGGTCGGGCCAGATCAGGAAAGGGGAAGGAATTCTGTCACTGGCGCGGGCGTTTGCGTATGCGGGGTGCCCATCAGTTGTCACGACACTCTGGAAAGCCAATGACGAAACCACGTCTTTTCTGACCATTCGGCTCCACCATTATTTGGAGGAGGGCATGTCTACCGATCGGGCGTTACAGCAGGCCCGACTCGATTTTTTCGAATCGCCGATATTCCCTAAATACGATCATCCCTATTACTGGGCCAATTATACTTTGCTTGGCAACTATGATCCGGTGATGCCGGATGGGGATCAATCAATGGCCGTTTGGTGGCTGCTTCTTGTTGTGGGCATTGGTCTGCTTGTGTTCTGGCAGCGAAAACGATTGGTACGTACTTTAAGAGAAAAGGAGCAGGTGGCCTAAATCTATAAGGGTTGTACGCTGAGCAGAGCCTATAACTAAAAATGAGCCCCGTTTGAGGCTCATTTTTATGGCAAAATCAATTCGGCCAGCCAGTCTTAGGTGGCTGATCGGCCTCGTCATCGGCGAGGGTGGGATGGGCTTCGGTGGTTTTTTTAACCGGAGCGGCTTGAGGGTCAACGGACTCCGACTGGCAGGAAGCCAGGGTAAAGGTGGTCGTCAGGGCGAACAGGACCAGCAGATTTTTAAGGTTGGTACGCATGGGTTGAATAATTGGTAAAACGCTTAAAATTAGGCTTTTTCTGATCGTAAGCTTGCTTCTCTTATAAAAATGAGCCCTTTGGAGGCTCATTTTTATAAGAGAAGCAAGCTTAATTTCCGTCTCCACCATTGTTACCATTTTTGGGCGGTTGGTCGGCCTCGTCATCAGCGAGGGTAGGATGGGCTTCGGTGGTTTTTTTAACCGGAGCGGCTTGAGGTTCAACAGGCTCCGACTGGCAGGAAGCCAGGGTAAAGGTGGTCGCCAGAGCGAAGAGGACCAACAGATTTTTAAGGTTGGTACGCATAAGAAAGCAGGATTTGA comes from Spirosoma aureum and encodes:
- a CDS encoding capsule assembly Wzi family protein; its protein translation is MNQYSAEVGGMASSDQTPFWLRANQYGTVPLTTPFLRLNVNLHSDYQPTDSTGYRHKSDWGYGLNVVANAGQNSQFLLPEAYIKGRLGAFEFYAGRRKEIVGLVDTLLTTGAYAWSGNALPIPKIQIGLPTFTPIPFTKGVISVLGAWAHGWFENSDRLVKGSYLHHKYFYLRLGKPSWRVRLYSGFNHQVIWGGYADPKVLGPVVAVDGKLPSSLRYYPNVILGTRGNDFANDNNLTSFEDNRIGNHLGSLDLAADVDFNSWNLYVYRQFLYDDGSLFYGTNIQDGLNGLRIKNLTEPTGSAFFLRQFTFEYLFTGSQGGSEFVIDDPERRGRDNYFNHSQFVDGWTYFGRTIGTPFLMPRTEINPDLSTFSSAIANNRVSVFHVGLSALLFNAIDLTTRLSYSINAGTYDIPFVNLPRQFSGLVTLGVPINILGGAVINGSIAADAGKLLPGSVGAYLGLKKTGFLGSQPSRTKPVTNPKRRSARETPNYRW
- a CDS encoding serine hydrolase domain-containing protein, producing the protein MCVRMVRMNKIWSTISVLVLLNLILSCGQSTQKQLDKSANALRTCADEQVLTSNQQTTIRQQINADEKAQQIERIFQQKVREGLNGNVLVAQKGMVLYKHCFGLGHFERGARDTLVEDSKFQLASLSKTFTAVGTLKLIELGKLNFEDTIQKFYPEFPYHGITIRQLLSHRSGLPNYQYAFDDSMKVNFYKKEKPYPTNATIMHWFATVKPTPHAYNVPGRGFSYSNTNYMVLASIIEKVTGKSYEAYIHSAIFEPLGMHQTFVATTKNDSLNYHRTAGYQWNRRIPKDYYDDVVGDKGIYSTIGDLFRWYRALNGDCVLQKKTLKEAFIPRSFERKGAKNYGYGFRMMLNDSNQPEFIYHSGWWKGYNTMFWFSPKDEYVIIMLGNKYNKTVYRVKELIDVLHGGGKNSEVTDDAEAEI
- a CDS encoding alpha/beta hydrolase; protein product: MRALFVTTLLTMLLTQTARSQEILKLWPDNAIPNAIAGVQIDEKAEPGSDGIMRISNVSVPTLTAYLPAKGKETGAAVMICPGGGYSILASGHEGVDVAKWFNEMGVTAFVLKYRLPNEKIMTNQQEVPLLDAMQGMLLIRQNAAKYGIDPNKIGVMGFSAGGHLAATLATHYHRGPKASEQSKPNFAILLYPVVTFGDKAHVGSRDKLLGKLNTSPEMIAYYSNELQVSSQTPPTFLVHSEDDKAVPVENSINYYLACLKNNIPVEMHLYPKGGHGYGLRTAKFGSLNTWPETCKAWLMALTAPKHN
- a CDS encoding matrixin family metalloprotease, whose protein sequence is MRKLSTQTVTLSLILLVGLFWQCEDIPPTASRLVYVSADQNDMARRVTTDCAFRYNIVNTFKRLNNDGQRAAIRAGFDLWQKVNPNLGFLELPNRSVLAVKFVDPSEIPNQTATSTVGLVRGAATVTGGLRRESNGTYTILLSDTYDWSETALTKAIAYHAGLFLGMATSAESSSLMSTLFVGQSIRASKADSAAINKLYTTTCKDLTVSYMPFTLQVNGPITKTVRLDKQGIISVKATGLITVGSFVGISGPDGKDGLFGFPIPQYSIVPEFLHASLMYKLNNEANWHYCSKECSFSTPETQYADFTFGVNDLNLTDNTGAYTVVVDYK
- a CDS encoding CHAT domain-containing protein, giving the protein MPRLTWAQAALSDKYRQRAESLYGEGKYEKAIIWYEKAFGLVQHSDPVRAANLCVDLSSMDYMKNHTRKATDRCLLGLRYINPLKTAPDSVRFKLFSSLGTYYIALYRNDSALYYFHKANALLAQNPRIEAQIALYVLYHFNNQGSWFFKMGNYTRSLSYLAKSRELAIKYNLSEEISYIESNLAGCYSAMGVVKEALAHRLLANKFYRKRDIRKCGNLSGIGWALYGLKRYSEAISYFDQSERLIFELRLGKKTTDYLSDQIHLWRMMSNCYRAVNQLSTSDHFIDQATRLHYQYIGNQGSLLAQVLLEKGKLYEARNEPERALRSYQAAIRAVCRDTTGLTNNWRNPSAETASDEATLLLAATHKAAALKKQYDATHKNTYLNASVDTYRYCVRLQQRIRHGIDTDQSQVIFSDRQHALVPDAIAATFEAYQHQPGTALREALFQLFEQAQASSLREAFLLNTIKPQTIPGPMLEREQRLKKRISELKKRSVSDTAASTELTACQLQWHQLMETFRQDYPAYYRLNYQDVAMSSRALQQQLGHQAAYIAYVRRGASLFILVVTDGAIDVIRQPIDAARFDEQLVKLSQELYHDPVLGRYNGTAYAAGLYAACIEPIRKQLAGKTRLVISRDWSFNFLPFEVLETGRQSRDYLTRHVAIAYAFSAQSFFDVHQRSASTNPVLVMAPFARAEALESTVNRQGTAQTLASSEAEARSIGGDVLIGPEANLPNFLQTSFDRPVIYFATHAKTDDADPANSYIAFYPGETDKLYTDDIYNLSLSSTGLAVLGACETGSGQIRKGEGILSLARAFAYAGCPSVVTTLWKANDETTSFLTIRLHHYLEEGMSTDRALQQARLDFFESPIFPKYDHPYYWANYTLLGNYDPVMPDGDQSMAVWWLLLVVGIGLLVFWQRKRLVRTLREKEQVA